In a genomic window of Chryseobacterium sp. G0162:
- the ric gene encoding iron-sulfur cluster repair di-iron protein, with protein sequence MNTKTDFIGNMVAEDFRTAAIFKRHGIDFCCKGGRTIEEACSNKKLNPEKIYEELEALPKNEGTSIDFNSWPLDLLADYIEKTHHRYVEEKTSVLQAFLDKLCKVHGGRHPELFEINAIFNESAHDLAAHMKKEELILFPFVRNMIKSKTSGKNLLQPPFGTVENPVHMMQHEHTVEGDRFRKIAEITHEYTPPADACNTYKVAFAMLQDFENDLHKHIHLENNILFPKAIQLEKEFSLEP encoded by the coding sequence ATGAACACAAAGACAGATTTTATAGGAAATATGGTAGCTGAAGACTTCAGAACTGCTGCTATTTTTAAAAGACACGGAATCGATTTCTGCTGTAAAGGCGGAAGAACAATAGAAGAAGCATGTAGCAATAAAAAGCTTAATCCGGAAAAAATTTATGAAGAGCTGGAAGCTCTCCCAAAAAATGAAGGCACTTCTATCGACTTCAATAGCTGGCCACTGGATCTTCTGGCAGATTATATCGAGAAAACACACCATCGGTATGTGGAGGAAAAAACTTCCGTTTTACAGGCTTTTCTTGATAAATTATGCAAAGTTCACGGAGGCAGACATCCGGAATTATTTGAGATCAACGCCATATTTAATGAATCTGCTCACGATCTGGCAGCTCACATGAAAAAAGAAGAACTGATCCTGTTTCCTTTTGTAAGAAATATGATAAAATCCAAAACATCCGGAAAAAACCTGCTACAACCCCCATTCGGAACAGTAGAAAATCCGGTGCATATGATGCAGCATGAACATACAGTAGAAGGAGACCGTTTCAGAAAAATAGCAGAGATTACACATGAATACACTCCTCCTGCTGATGCGTGCAATACGTATAAAGTGGCTTTTGCTATGCTCCAGGATTTTGAAAATGACCTTCACAAACATATTCATCTTGAAAATAATATTCTTTTCCCGAAAGCCATCCAATTGGAAAAAGAATTTAGTCTTGAACCTTAA
- a CDS encoding nitric-oxide reductase large subunit: MTPKKLWRWLAVVMVASFAVLIFYGTEIYRKIPPIPNQVVSTDGTVLATGQDIKDGQNVWQSIGGQTVGSIWGHGAYIAPDWTADYLHRESLLLLDELAKKDNKIYKELSDDEQAKYQVLLKKELRTNTFDEGKNAIIFSPERAKVQKQLSQYYSKLFMNDPSMAQLRDQYAIPKNTVKDSGRMSQMSAFFAWSTWVFITERPGDTVTYTNNWPHDESVGNVPPPSLHLWSGFSVLLLLASVGLLVFYHARNKEEEISEALPLEDPLRNMKPTPSMKATLKYIWVVALLILVQMLAGVITAHYGVEGSGFYGIPLDEFLPQSVSRSWHVQLAIFWIATSWLATGLYIAPAVSGHEPKYQKLGVNVLFGALLIVVLGSLTGQWLGVMQKLGLVDNFLWGHQGYEYVELGRIWQILLLIGLILWLVLMVRALLPALKRKDGDHHLLLLFTLSSVAIAMFYGAGLMYGRQTHMAIAEYWRWWVVHLWVEGFFEVFATVVAAFLFTRLGLLRLKSATNAVLFSTIIFLAGGILGTFHHLYFSATPTAVLALGATFSALEIVPLVLIGYEAYQNYQLSKSTQWIKAYKWPIYCFIAMCFWNFLGAGIFGFAINPPIALYYIQGLNTTAVHGHAALFGVYGILGIGLMMFVLRGLYPDREWNDKLIGWAFWLTNIGLLVMVTISLLPIGIMQSVASIKEGYWYARSAEFMQTDIMHFLRWMRVPGDILLAAGELLLVIFIIGLKFGWSLKEKR; the protein is encoded by the coding sequence ATGACACCTAAAAAACTTTGGAGATGGCTTGCTGTAGTAATGGTTGCTTCGTTTGCTGTCCTTATATTTTACGGAACTGAAATTTACAGGAAAATCCCTCCTATTCCTAATCAGGTCGTAAGTACCGATGGTACCGTGCTTGCTACCGGACAGGACATTAAAGACGGTCAGAATGTTTGGCAGTCTATTGGAGGTCAAACCGTGGGAAGTATATGGGGACATGGTGCCTATATTGCCCCTGACTGGACTGCTGATTACCTCCACAGAGAATCTCTTCTTCTGCTTGATGAGTTGGCTAAAAAAGATAATAAAATCTATAAAGAATTATCTGATGACGAACAGGCAAAATATCAGGTATTGCTGAAAAAGGAACTTCGCACCAATACTTTTGATGAAGGAAAAAATGCAATCATATTCTCCCCGGAAAGAGCAAAAGTACAGAAGCAGCTTTCTCAATATTACTCAAAATTATTCATGAATGATCCTTCCATGGCGCAGCTTCGTGATCAGTATGCTATTCCCAAAAATACAGTCAAAGATAGTGGAAGAATGTCTCAAATGAGTGCTTTTTTCGCCTGGAGTACATGGGTATTCATTACAGAGCGTCCCGGGGATACTGTTACCTATACCAATAACTGGCCGCACGATGAGTCTGTAGGCAATGTTCCACCACCTTCTTTACACTTATGGTCAGGATTCAGTGTATTATTACTACTGGCTTCCGTGGGGTTGTTGGTATTCTATCATGCCAGAAATAAAGAAGAAGAAATCAGTGAGGCTCTTCCTCTTGAAGACCCATTACGAAATATGAAGCCCACTCCCTCTATGAAAGCTACGCTGAAATATATCTGGGTAGTCGCATTACTGATACTGGTGCAGATGCTTGCCGGAGTCATTACCGCTCATTATGGAGTTGAAGGAAGCGGATTCTATGGAATTCCTCTGGATGAGTTTCTTCCCCAGTCGGTTTCCAGAAGCTGGCATGTACAATTAGCCATATTCTGGATTGCTACCTCCTGGTTGGCTACAGGACTTTACATAGCTCCAGCGGTATCCGGACATGAACCGAAATATCAAAAATTAGGGGTCAATGTCTTGTTTGGAGCATTATTGATTGTTGTATTAGGATCTTTAACCGGGCAATGGCTTGGGGTCATGCAAAAATTGGGACTGGTAGATAACTTCCTATGGGGCCATCAGGGATATGAATATGTAGAACTGGGAAGAATCTGGCAGATTTTATTGCTTATCGGATTGATCCTTTGGTTAGTTTTAATGGTAAGAGCCCTCCTTCCTGCCTTAAAACGTAAAGATGGCGATCATCATTTATTGCTTTTATTTACGCTTTCTTCTGTTGCTATTGCTATGTTTTATGGTGCCGGACTTATGTATGGAAGACAAACCCACATGGCGATTGCAGAATATTGGAGATGGTGGGTGGTTCACCTTTGGGTAGAAGGGTTTTTTGAAGTTTTTGCCACAGTAGTTGCTGCTTTCCTGTTTACCAGATTAGGTTTATTACGATTAAAATCGGCAACTAATGCAGTGTTATTTTCCACTATTATTTTCCTGGCAGGAGGTATTCTGGGAACATTCCATCACTTGTATTTCAGTGCAACGCCTACCGCTGTACTTGCATTAGGAGCTACTTTCAGTGCGTTGGAAATTGTACCTCTTGTATTGATTGGGTATGAAGCTTATCAGAACTACCAGCTGAGTAAATCTACCCAATGGATCAAAGCTTACAAATGGCCCATCTACTGTTTTATTGCCATGTGTTTCTGGAATTTTCTGGGAGCCGGAATCTTTGGATTCGCCATCAACCCTCCTATTGCCTTATATTATATTCAGGGATTAAACACTACTGCTGTGCACGGTCATGCCGCTCTGTTTGGAGTATATGGAATTTTAGGAATCGGATTGATGATGTTTGTACTCCGGGGGCTTTATCCTGATCGTGAATGGAATGACAAATTAATAGGCTGGGCTTTCTGGTTAACCAATATCGGATTGCTGGTGATGGTTACCATTAGTCTTCTTCCTATAGGAATTATGCAATCTGTAGCTTCTATTAAAGAAGGATATTGGTATGCGCGTTCCGCAGAGTTTATGCAAACAGATATTATGCATTTCTTACGATGGATGAGAGTTCCGGGCGATATTTTATTAGCTGCCGGAGAGCTGTTACTTGTTATTTTCATCATCGGGTTAAAATTTGGATGGTCATTGAAAGAAAAACGTTAA
- a CDS encoding class I SAM-dependent methyltransferase, giving the protein MKTDPIEKMSAHWLLAKIGKKVLRPGGIALTHKMLSMLNITINDDVVEFAPGLGLTAEITLKKRPKSYTGIDADENAISYLNSKFEQSPAVFRLGNAALSALPEQSADKVYGEAMLSMHADHRKSEIIQEASRILVPQGFYAIHELALTPDNLDENVKLQIQKELALSLKVNTRPLTVSEWTCLLEKEGFQVIKIETAPMHLLKPQRIISDEGFSGFLKIAGNIITQPKIRSRIKQIRKAFKKYDDYLCAVAILAQKK; this is encoded by the coding sequence ATGAAAACAGATCCTATTGAAAAAATGTCCGCCCATTGGCTATTAGCTAAAATTGGCAAAAAAGTACTTCGCCCAGGGGGTATTGCCCTTACTCATAAAATGTTATCAATGTTAAATATAACAATCAATGATGATGTAGTGGAATTTGCTCCCGGCCTTGGGCTGACAGCAGAAATAACTTTGAAAAAAAGACCAAAATCTTACACAGGGATTGATGCAGACGAAAATGCCATAAGTTATTTGAACAGTAAGTTTGAACAAAGTCCTGCAGTATTCCGATTGGGAAACGCAGCACTAAGCGCTCTACCTGAACAGTCTGCAGATAAAGTATACGGGGAAGCCATGCTGAGCATGCATGCGGATCACAGAAAATCTGAAATTATTCAGGAAGCTTCCAGGATTTTAGTACCTCAGGGATTTTATGCGATTCATGAACTTGCTTTAACTCCTGACAACCTCGATGAAAATGTAAAATTACAGATACAGAAAGAACTTGCCTTATCCCTAAAAGTAAACACAAGACCATTAACTGTCTCGGAATGGACCTGTTTACTAGAAAAGGAAGGCTTTCAGGTGATAAAAATAGAAACTGCTCCCATGCATCTTTTAAAGCCTCAAAGAATCATCAGTGATGAAGGATTTTCCGGATTCCTGAAAATTGCAGGGAATATCATAACGCAGCCTAAAATCCGATCCCGGATCAAACAGATCAGGAAGGCTTTTAAAAAATATGATGACTACCTCTGTGCCGTAGCTATTCTTGCTCAGAAAAAATAA
- a CDS encoding TolC family protein has product MKIYVTGLLMLGASYTLSAQTGSPRNDTIRISLKDAWQRAEENSRHIKINTISVDIAETEVKDAKRERLPEIQVKGSAEKASNIPIYENGIFSKPTQHEVIHTLYRVGADFYLNIYNGNKLNLKIKENQTLQKVKEIKKEQAISDIHYKTATLYLELQKTLIFRDLIKQDIKDQEVQLKEIKSLYKNGVVLKSDVLRIELELSKRKMTLVTIENDILIAMQKLNIILGVPDEEVVIPENPSNQWDANTTYADYLKLALDHSFDYHVSEQQTELSKLRLKQVKANVSPKVGMYGEFYYANPQIFLYPYNPYWYSLGIVGVKASFSISSLYHNTNKVKAAKLEFEKEEEVHKDTEDKVRQQVKEAYLRYQEALEQIKVAETNVAQAKENARIIKNTYFNQTSLITELLDADIQLLQTKFELEAAKIMAQNNYYLLQNITGVL; this is encoded by the coding sequence ATGAAAATTTATGTCACCGGACTGCTGATGTTGGGAGCTTCCTACACTTTATCAGCTCAGACAGGCAGTCCACGAAATGATACCATCCGAATCTCTCTAAAAGACGCATGGCAAAGAGCTGAAGAAAACAGCCGTCATATTAAAATCAACACCATCAGTGTAGACATTGCCGAAACAGAAGTAAAAGATGCCAAACGAGAACGGCTCCCGGAAATACAAGTCAAAGGATCTGCTGAAAAAGCTTCCAACATCCCTATCTATGAAAACGGAATTTTTTCCAAACCTACCCAACACGAGGTGATCCACACCCTTTACAGAGTCGGAGCCGATTTTTATCTGAATATTTACAACGGAAATAAGCTCAATCTTAAAATCAAAGAAAACCAAACTTTGCAGAAAGTCAAAGAAATTAAGAAAGAACAGGCGATTTCCGATATCCATTACAAAACAGCAACCCTTTATCTTGAACTTCAGAAAACATTAATCTTCAGGGATCTTATCAAACAGGATATAAAAGATCAGGAGGTACAGCTTAAAGAAATTAAGTCTTTATATAAAAACGGAGTAGTTCTAAAAAGTGATGTTTTAAGAATAGAACTTGAACTTTCGAAACGTAAAATGACCTTGGTGACTATTGAAAATGATATTCTGATTGCCATGCAGAAACTGAATATTATTTTAGGAGTTCCTGATGAGGAGGTCGTTATTCCGGAAAACCCTTCTAATCAATGGGATGCCAATACTACTTATGCAGATTATCTGAAATTGGCGCTGGATCATTCATTCGATTATCATGTTTCTGAACAGCAGACTGAATTAAGCAAGCTCAGACTGAAACAGGTTAAAGCCAATGTAAGCCCTAAAGTCGGGATGTATGGTGAGTTTTATTACGCCAATCCGCAGATCTTCCTTTACCCATACAATCCATATTGGTATTCATTGGGAATTGTTGGGGTAAAGGCTTCATTTTCGATCTCATCACTGTATCACAATACTAATAAAGTAAAGGCGGCTAAGCTTGAATTTGAAAAAGAAGAGGAAGTTCATAAAGATACTGAAGACAAGGTAAGACAACAGGTAAAAGAAGCTTATTTGAGGTATCAGGAAGCGCTTGAACAGATCAAGGTTGCTGAAACCAATGTTGCGCAGGCTAAGGAGAATGCACGTATTATTAAAAATACTTACTTCAATCAGACTTCCCTTATTACAGAACTTTTAGATGCGGATATCCAGCTACTTCAGACAAAATTTGAATTGGAAGCGGCAAAAATCATGGCACAGAACAATTATTATTTACTACAAAATATTACAGGCGTTTTATAA
- a CDS encoding hemerythrin domain-containing protein, producing MKRNENIVLLSRDHHSGLLCSWKIRQGIKKEIESERIKKYIIYFFEHHLEDHFREEEEILCPSFEDEYTERIRSEHQQIKILISQIKDSGAPYLFSDFADLLEQHIRFEERNWFPHLEKTLDSSDLNKIGKDLDHIHVEKKEMYNDEFWK from the coding sequence ATGAAACGCAATGAAAATATAGTACTCCTTTCAAGAGATCATCATTCCGGACTGCTTTGCAGCTGGAAGATCAGGCAAGGAATAAAGAAAGAAATTGAATCTGAGCGAATTAAAAAGTACATTATTTATTTTTTTGAACATCATCTGGAAGATCATTTCAGAGAGGAAGAAGAAATTCTTTGTCCTTCTTTTGAGGATGAATATACAGAGCGTATCCGATCAGAACACCAACAAATAAAGATATTGATTTCTCAAATTAAAGATTCAGGAGCGCCTTATTTATTTTCTGATTTCGCAGACCTTCTTGAGCAGCATATCCGCTTTGAAGAACGGAATTGGTTTCCTCATTTAGAAAAAACGCTAGATAGTTCCGACCTGAATAAGATTGGAAAAGACCTGGATCATATTCATGTTGAGAAAAAAGAAATGTACAATGATGAATTCTGGAAATAG
- a CDS encoding c-type cytochrome, with amino-acid sequence MKIQLFNTGIILTLASILLSCSKPETTPIPQADPYSAQQSSQPVETAPAPPIASTVSVEEGLKLIEGMDCLTCHKTDSKLIGPSYQEVAAKYTEADIDRLAQKIIEGGKGNWGDIPMAPHNGLSKDNAKLMVKYILSLKK; translated from the coding sequence ATGAAAATACAACTTTTTAATACCGGAATCATTCTGACCTTAGCCTCTATTCTCTTATCCTGCTCAAAGCCTGAAACTACACCGATTCCACAAGCAGATCCATATTCTGCACAGCAATCTTCCCAACCTGTAGAGACAGCCCCGGCACCACCCATTGCAAGTACAGTTTCTGTAGAGGAAGGCCTGAAACTAATTGAAGGAATGGATTGTCTTACCTGTCATAAAACAGATTCAAAATTAATAGGTCCATCCTATCAGGAAGTCGCTGCAAAATATACTGAAGCAGATATTGATAGGCTGGCTCAGAAAATCATTGAAGGCGGAAAAGGAAATTGGGGTGATATTCCAATGGCTCCTCATAATGGCTTGAGTAAAGACAACGCAAAACTTATGGTGAAGTATATTCTTTCATTAAAGAAGTAA
- a CDS encoding RrF2 family transcriptional regulator — MFSKTCEYALRALIYIAQQSKNDSRVGIKDIAKSINSPEHFIAKILQDLSRKGFVQSAKGPNGGFYMDSRNLNTTIADIVREIDGDKLFSGCGLGLKQCSETHPCPLHEQFKSIRQNLRIMLETSKIQMFVDNLDLELTYLKT, encoded by the coding sequence ATGTTTTCAAAAACCTGCGAATATGCCTTAAGAGCACTAATTTACATTGCCCAGCAATCTAAAAATGACAGCAGGGTCGGTATTAAGGATATTGCCAAAAGCATCAATTCCCCCGAACATTTTATTGCAAAAATTCTACAGGATCTGAGCAGAAAAGGATTTGTACAATCTGCAAAAGGCCCAAACGGAGGATTTTATATGGATTCTAGAAATCTGAATACCACCATTGCAGATATTGTAAGGGAAATAGATGGTGATAAATTATTTTCAGGCTGTGGGCTTGGACTTAAGCAATGCTCAGAAACTCATCCCTGTCCGCTTCATGAACAATTCAAAAGCATCAGACAGAACCTTCGCATTATGCTTGAAACCTCTAAAATACAGATGTTTGTAGATAACCTTGATTTAGAATTGACTTATCTTAAAACGTAA
- a CDS encoding AraC family transcriptional regulator codes for MGLIAALPDIDKHEKSVFVMHEKSEKLIPFHKHTKGQLSYVEGGIAYITIDNRTYVVPARHFFWIPQGMEHILEIGHTATVLRSLYFYAHDDVSDAFYGRLGIYPASELLIQMIKYTEMWDEKHVTDKDENFEFLVALKKILPKTHKQPLPIILPATHNKQMMKIVSYLEWNMGEKLTLANVSARFGLSERSMSRLFKADMDISFLQYLKTLRIIKAIELLLNTDKPINEIADDVGYSSISAFSDTFHEFTQSRPSDLRKSSKTF; via the coding sequence ATGGGATTAATTGCAGCACTTCCGGACATCGACAAACATGAGAAAAGTGTATTCGTCATGCATGAAAAATCAGAGAAACTGATTCCGTTTCATAAACATACAAAAGGGCAATTAAGCTATGTAGAAGGCGGTATTGCTTATATCACCATTGATAACAGGACATATGTGGTACCTGCAAGACATTTCTTTTGGATTCCACAGGGTATGGAACATATTCTGGAAATTGGGCATACTGCCACTGTTCTGCGTTCTCTTTATTTTTATGCTCATGATGATGTTTCAGATGCTTTTTATGGCAGACTGGGAATATATCCCGCTTCGGAACTTTTGATCCAGATGATTAAATATACGGAAATGTGGGATGAGAAACATGTCACTGATAAAGATGAAAATTTTGAGTTCTTGGTCGCATTAAAAAAGATCCTGCCTAAAACTCATAAACAGCCTCTACCTATAATTCTTCCAGCGACCCACAATAAACAAATGATGAAAATAGTCTCTTATCTTGAATGGAATATGGGAGAAAAATTGACTCTTGCTAATGTAAGCGCCCGATTTGGATTGAGTGAGCGTTCTATGTCCCGATTGTTTAAAGCAGATATGGATATTTCTTTTCTTCAATACCTGAAAACATTAAGGATCATTAAAGCTATTGAACTGCTTCTCAATACAGATAAACCTATTAACGAAATTGCTGATGATGTTGGTTACAGCTCAATTAGTGCATTTAGTGATACCTTTCATGAGTTTACCCAATCCAGACCTTCTGATCTTAGGAAAAGCAGTAAGACTTTTTAA